The Alphaproteobacteria bacterium genome contains a region encoding:
- a CDS encoding LysE family translocator, translating to MSLQVYLAYVAACILITIIPGPTVTLIIANSLTHGTRAGLLNVAGTQLGLLVMLGVLMVGLSSVIAAMGAWFDYVRIAGAIYLVWLGWKLLRANAGFGDVGRTQKPRGGFLLQGFLVLMSNPKALLWFGAFIPQFVDASGNYVTQLIILGLTAMASAALTDGAYAILGGRTRRFMPEQRVKWAQRASGLFLIGGGVWLAFTRAR from the coding sequence ATGTCTCTGCAAGTCTATCTCGCCTATGTGGCGGCCTGCATTCTGATCACCATCATTCCCGGCCCGACCGTCACGCTGATCATCGCCAACAGCCTGACCCATGGCACGCGGGCAGGACTGCTTAACGTGGCGGGAACGCAGCTCGGGCTTTTGGTCATGCTCGGCGTGCTGATGGTGGGCCTCTCCTCGGTCATCGCCGCGATGGGCGCATGGTTCGACTATGTGCGCATCGCCGGTGCGATCTACCTGGTGTGGCTCGGCTGGAAGCTGTTGCGCGCAAATGCCGGCTTCGGCGATGTCGGCCGCACCCAAAAGCCGCGCGGCGGGTTCCTGCTGCAGGGTTTCCTGGTGCTGATGAGCAATCCCAAGGCGCTGTTGTGGTTCGGCGCCTTCATCCCGCAATTCGTCGACGCCTCGGGGAATTACGTCACGCAGCTCATCATCCTCGGGCTGACCGCGATGGCATCCGCCGCACTGACCGACGGCGCCTATGCGATTCTCGGCGGCCGCACGCGGCGATTCATGCCGGAGCAACGGGTGAAGTGGGCGCAGCGCGCAAGCGGATTGTTCCTGATCGGGGGCGGCGTATGGCTCGCGTTTACGCGTGCGCGATGA